One Pocillopora verrucosa isolate sample1 chromosome 10, ASM3666991v2, whole genome shotgun sequence genomic window carries:
- the LOC131788411 gene encoding myeloid differentiation primary response protein MyD88 isoform X1: MEQTKAKCKCKRIKDKAKKLFTWGRQSEEKSSKSNKSDDTGHTVGSTVLDDVVSPERGDVDLPSDHDIPLCDTVALPLDGDTPLATEEKLLKDMCTKGHERLVVLLQPSCPLGNDYRLLAAKMGYTNEDIKHLESSHEPVKELMIKYDTGRRTIAELVSLLQQIDRPDVVQDLQPYIDSTLTPREIQERMHLTNTNVVQRTVKTFYHAFVCFADEDKPFVDKLVKKMENKRNLHLCWPERDFLPVGSHLETTALAIERRCNKFIVILSQNYENSQGAIYQAQIATSLAPGAKEKRIIPVLIDEGYRCSIPRTLSHITYLDYLRQDERNFWNLLCQTLTCTI; this comes from the exons ATGGAACAGACCAAGGCGAAGTGTAAGTGTAAAAGAATCAAAGACAAGGCTAAGAAACTTTTCACATGGGGACGACAGTCAGAGGAAAAGAGCAGTAAGAGTAACAAGTCAGATGACACAGGCCATACAGTTGGTTCAACTGTATTAG ATGATGTTGTTTCACCTGAAAGAGGTGATGTTGATCTTCCATCTGATCATGATATTCCACTCTGTGATACTGTTGCTCTTCCGTTAGATGGAGATACACCCCTAGCCACTGAGGAAAAGCTCCTGAAAGATATGTGTACGAAAGGTCACGAACGGTTGGTTGTTCTTTTGCAACCATCATGTCCACTTGGAAATGATTACCGGTTATTGGCTGCAAAAATGGGATATACAAATGAAGATATTAAGCATCTTGAAAGTTCACATGAACCTGTGAAAGAATTGATGATAAAATATGATACAGGGAGGAGAACAATTGCAGAACTGGTATCACTTTTACAGCAAATAGACAGACCAGATGTAGTACAGGACCTTCAGCCATATATAG ATTCAACACTTACTCCAAGGGAGATACAAGAGCGAATGCATCTGACCA ATACCAATGTTGTACAGAGGACAG ttaaaactttttatcatGCATTTGTCTGCTTTGCTGACGAAGACAAACCTTTTGTGGACAAACTTgtcaagaaaatggaaaataaacgTAATCTACACCTCTGTTGGCCTGAGCGGGACTTTTTACCAGTTGGCTCTCATCTTGAAACAACTGCTTTGGCAATTGAGCGAAGATGTAACAAATTTATTGTGATCCTGTcgcaaaattatgaaaatagcCAAGGAGCCATATACCAGGCACAAATTGCCACGAGTCTTGCACCAG GTGCCAAAGAGAAGCGAATTATACCAGTGCTCATTGATGAGGGTTATAGATGCAGTATTCCGCGAACCCTTTCTCACATTACTTACCTTGATTACCTCAGGCAGGATGAGAGAAACTTCTGGAATCTGTTGTGCCAAACTCTCACGTGCACTATTTGA
- the LOC131788404 gene encoding superoxide dismutase [Mn], mitochondrial, translating into MISRSSRGFCSLKKLFPVVIVGSSRAKHTLPDLPYDYDALQPTISAEIMQLHHQKHHATYVNNLNVAEEKFAEAQAKGDTSAMISLQPALKFNGGGHINHSIFWTNLSPNGGGEPTGALMEAIKEDFGSFENFKERFSAATVAVQGSGWGWLGYSKADKGLVITTCANQDPLQATTGLVPLLGIDVWEHAYYLQYKNVRPDYVKAIYSVINWANVAERYEAAKL; encoded by the exons ATGATTTCACGAAGTTCCAGGGGCTTTTGTTCCTTAAAGAAGTTATTTCCTGTCGTGATTGTAGGGTCATCTAGAGCCAAACACACTCTTCCCGATTTGCCGTACGATTACGATGCTTTACAGCCTACAATCAGCGCAGAAATTATGCAACTTCATCACCAAAAGCATCATGCAACTTATGTGAACAACTTGAATGTAGCTGAAGAAAAGTTTGCTGAGGCTCAAGCCAAAG GTGATACCAGTGCTATGATATCACTCCAGCCAGCCTTGAAATTCAATGGAGGAGGACATATTAATCACTCAATATTTTGGACAAATCTCTCACCTAATGGTGGAGGTGAACCAACAG GAGCCTTAATGGAAGCAATCAAGGAAGACTTTGgttcatttgaaaactttaaagaGAGGTTCAGTGCAGCAACTGTGGCCGTGCAGGGCTCAGGATGGGGTTGGCTG GGTTATAGCAAGGCTGACAAGGGCCTGGTGATCACCACATGTGCTAACCAAGACCCTCTTCAGGCAACTACAG gATTGGTGCCACTTCTTGGAATTGATGTGTGGGAGCACGCATATTATCTGCAGTACAAGAATGTGCGCCCTGACTATGTAAAAGCCATTTACAGTGTTATCAACTGGGCTAATGTTGCTGAGAGATATGAAGCAGCTAAATTATAG
- the LOC131788403 gene encoding 3-hydroxyisobutyryl-CoA hydrolase, mitochondrial-like: protein MYPTRWINRSSSIGCQRLRILCKHVRMKSTSAEMEAEVLLEVKNKVGVITLNRPKALNALNLNMIRDIYPVLKEWEADPAVSLVLIKGAGDRAFCAGGDVRAVAEAGKKGDDLTKLFFKEEYMLNYAIGTLKTPYVAFINGITMGGGVGLSVHGHFRVATECTVFAMPETAIGLFPDVGGGYMLPRMKGKLGLYLALTGHRLKGYDIKHAGVATHFVTSEKLTDLESALLNLPDPQMNTVQNVLDNYDEMCSDEEQKEFVLEKHIHQINSCFDKPTIEEILQALRDDGSDWAMKQVETLHKMSPTSLKITLRQLQEGQNLSLSDCLKMEYRLTQRCMEDNDFYEGIRAVLVDKDNNPKWKPGSLADVSNNKVNSYFKTLGDRELVL from the exons ATGTACCCAACACGCTGGATAAATAG GTCTTCATCCATTGGTTGCCAACGTCTGAGAATCCTCTGTAAACATGTT agGATGAAATCTACCAGTGCAGAAATG GAAGCAGAGGTATTActtgaagtaaaaaataaagttggTGTCATCACTCTAAATCGTCCAAAGGCACTGAATGCTTTGAATCTGAATATGATCAGGGACATCTACCCAGTGTTAAAG gaatggGAGGCTGACCCAGCAGTAAGTTTAGTCTTAATTAAAGGAGCAGGAGATCGTGCCTTCTGTGCAGGTGGTGATGTCAGAG CTGTAGCTGAAGCTGGGAAAAAGGGGGATGATCTTACCAAGCTGTTCTTTAAAGAGGAATACATGTTAAATTATGCAATTG GAACACTAAAAACTCCTTATGTGGCATTCATCAATGGAATAACAATGGGAGGG GGTGTTGGTTTATCTGTCCATGGCCACTTCCGAGTTGCTACAGAATGCACAGTGTTTGCTATGCCAGAAACTGCAATAG GTCTTTTTCCTGATGTTGGAGGTGGTTACATGTTACCTAGAATGAAAGGAAAGTTAGGACTTTACCTTGCGTTAACAG GTCATAGATTAAAAGGTTATGACATCAAACATGCTGGAGTAGCTACACACTTTGTTACAAGTGAGAAG ttAACAGACCTTGAGTCAGCATTACTCAACCTTCCTGATCCACAGATGAATACAGTGCAAAATGTTTTGGATAATTATGATGAGatg TGCTCTGATGAAGAACAGAAGGAGTTTGTGCTAGAGAAACACATACATCAAATTAACAG CTGCTTTGACAAACCAACTATAGAGGAAATTTTACAGGCATTAAGGGATGATGGATCAGATTGGGCCATGAAACAAGTTGAG ACTCTACATAAAATG TCCCCAACCTCCTTGAAGATAACCCTTAGACAGTTACAAGAAGGACAAAATTTAAGTCTTAGTGACTGTTTGAAAATGGAATACAGGTTAACCCAGAGGTGTATG gAGGACAATGATTTTTATGAAGGAATAAGAGCTG ttttagtGGACAAAGATAATAACCCCAAGTGGAAGCCTGGAAGTTTGGCTGATGTGTCAAACAACAAGGTGAACAGCTACTTTAAAACACTGGGAGACAGAGAACTTGTTCTTTGA
- the LOC131788393 gene encoding myeloid differentiation primary response protein MyD88, whose translation MMEAFRKWNFFGKGSRLKAKLKRKKTRQHGGCKQESSENELSSNPPPPNSEEGTLNGKEKSKANNSGESGIVDSCEQKDVGTGDSDEVSPTTVDLSSTDDEKLLKDMPSEVYEKLAILLRPTHMLGKDYRLLADKMGYKYEYIKYLESLPQPVKELFIKFAREERRTIKELLSLLKQIDRPDVVEDLQPYIERTPPRRVIEERFQKSKIDEQKTIRDSYDAFICYDEGDRAFVDKLVKRMESEPYNRHVCDTRRDLLPGGSRFEGIATAIEKNCRNVVLVWSRNYHDSEKARFESDVAMSMSTGTKKKLDIIPVLIDDGYRDNIPRSMSHFYYLDYKRLEKELFWNKLAISLGWKPPNQY comes from the exons AT GATGGAAGCATTCAGAAAGTGGAATTTCTTTGGAAAGGGATCTCGGCTCAAGGCTAAATTAAAGCGCAAAAAAACACGACAACATGGTGGATGCAAACAGGAAAGTAGTGAAAACGAATTGAGCTCCAATCCACCACCGCCGAATTCAGAAGAAGGAACTCTTAATGGCAAGGAAAAATCCAAAGCAAACAATTCTGGTGAAAGTGGGATTGTGGATTCGTGTGAGCAAAAGGATGTGGGCACAGGTGACTCTGATGAAGTATCCCCCACAACTGTAG ATCTTTCTTCAACTGATGATGAGAAATTGCTTAAAGATATGCCTTCAGAGGTTTATGAAAAGCTGGCAATTCTACTGCGACCCACGCATATGCTTGGAAAAGACTACCGCTTATTGGCTGATAAAATGGGATACAAATACGAGTACATTAAGTATCTTGAAAGTTTACCTCAACCAGTGAAAGAACTGTTTATAAAATTTGcaagagaagagagaagaacAATTAAAGAGCTGTTGTCACTTCTAAAACAAATAGACAGACCAGATGTGGTGGAGGACCTTCAGCCATATATAG AGAGAACACCTCCTCGAAGGGTGATTGAAGAGCGATTTCAAAAAT CAAAGATTGATGAACAGAAAACAA TTCGTGATTCTTATGACGCATTCATATGCTACGATGAGGGAGACCGTGCTTTTGTGGATAAACTTGTCAAGAGGATGGAAAGTGAACCATATAACCGTCATGTATGTGATACAAGACGAGATCTCCTGCCTGGTGGTTCACGTTTTGAGGGAATTGCCACGGCCATCGAGAAAAATTGTAGAAACGTGGTTCTTGTTTGGTCTAGGAACTACCATGATAGTGAAAAGGCCCGCTTTGAATCAGATGTAGCCATGAGTATGTCAACAG gaaccaaaaaaaaacttgatatcaTACCAGTTCTTATTGATGATGGTTACAGAGACAATATTCCTCGTTCCATGTCTCATTTTTATTACCTCGATTACAAACGACTAGAAAAGGAATTATTCTGGAATAAGCTGGCGATATCACTAGGCTGGAAACCACCTAATCAATATTGA
- the LOC131788411 gene encoding myeloid differentiation primary response protein MyD88 isoform X2: MEQTKAKCKCKRIKDKAKKLFTWGRQSEEKSSKSNKSDDTGHTVGSTVLDGDTPLATEEKLLKDMCTKGHERLVVLLQPSCPLGNDYRLLAAKMGYTNEDIKHLESSHEPVKELMIKYDTGRRTIAELVSLLQQIDRPDVVQDLQPYIDSTLTPREIQERMHLTNTNVVQRTVKTFYHAFVCFADEDKPFVDKLVKKMENKRNLHLCWPERDFLPVGSHLETTALAIERRCNKFIVILSQNYENSQGAIYQAQIATSLAPGAKEKRIIPVLIDEGYRCSIPRTLSHITYLDYLRQDERNFWNLLCQTLTCTI, from the exons ATGGAACAGACCAAGGCGAAGTGTAAGTGTAAAAGAATCAAAGACAAGGCTAAGAAACTTTTCACATGGGGACGACAGTCAGAGGAAAAGAGCAGTAAGAGTAACAAGTCAGATGACACAGGCCATACAGTTGGTTCAACTGTATTAG ATGGAGATACACCCCTAGCCACTGAGGAAAAGCTCCTGAAAGATATGTGTACGAAAGGTCACGAACGGTTGGTTGTTCTTTTGCAACCATCATGTCCACTTGGAAATGATTACCGGTTATTGGCTGCAAAAATGGGATATACAAATGAAGATATTAAGCATCTTGAAAGTTCACATGAACCTGTGAAAGAATTGATGATAAAATATGATACAGGGAGGAGAACAATTGCAGAACTGGTATCACTTTTACAGCAAATAGACAGACCAGATGTAGTACAGGACCTTCAGCCATATATAG ATTCAACACTTACTCCAAGGGAGATACAAGAGCGAATGCATCTGACCA ATACCAATGTTGTACAGAGGACAG ttaaaactttttatcatGCATTTGTCTGCTTTGCTGACGAAGACAAACCTTTTGTGGACAAACTTgtcaagaaaatggaaaataaacgTAATCTACACCTCTGTTGGCCTGAGCGGGACTTTTTACCAGTTGGCTCTCATCTTGAAACAACTGCTTTGGCAATTGAGCGAAGATGTAACAAATTTATTGTGATCCTGTcgcaaaattatgaaaatagcCAAGGAGCCATATACCAGGCACAAATTGCCACGAGTCTTGCACCAG GTGCCAAAGAGAAGCGAATTATACCAGTGCTCATTGATGAGGGTTATAGATGCAGTATTCCGCGAACCCTTTCTCACATTACTTACCTTGATTACCTCAGGCAGGATGAGAGAAACTTCTGGAATCTGTTGTGCCAAACTCTCACGTGCACTATTTGA